The Chlorocebus sabaeus isolate Y175 chromosome 6, mChlSab1.0.hap1, whole genome shotgun sequence genome has a segment encoding these proteins:
- the OR7C2 gene encoding olfactory receptor 7C2, producing the protein MCDFLSSLGLSKFCVAVCCCCCCCCCFCLLLSKSSGPMERGNQTEVGNFLLLGFAEDSDMQLLLYGLFLSVYLVTITGNLLIILTISSDSHLHTPMYFFLSNLSFADICFASTTVPKMLVNIQTQSKMITFAGCLIQIFFFTAFGCLDNLLLTVMAYDRFVAICHPLHYLVIMNPRLCGLLVLGSWCISVMGSLLETLTILRLSFCTNMEIPHFFCDPSEVLKLSCSDTFINNIVMYFMTIVLGVFPLSGILFSYSQIFSSILRVSSARGLHKAFSTCGSHLSVVSLFYGTGLGVYLSSAATPSSRRSLMASVMYSMVTPMLNPFIYSLRNRDMKGSLGRLLLRATSPNEGTIAELS; encoded by the coding sequence ATGTGTGATTTCTTAAGTTCCCTGGGTTTGAGTAAATTTTGTGtggctgtttgttgttgttgctgttgttgttgttgtttttgcctcCTTCTCAGTAAATCCAGCGGCCCCATGGAAAGAGGAAACCAAACAGAAGTTGGAAACTTTCTCCTCCTGGGATTCGCAGAGGACTCTGACATGCAGCTTCTTCTCTATGGGCTGTTCCTCTCCGTGTACCTGGTCACCATCACCGGAAACCTGCTCATCATCCTGACCATCAGCTCAGACTCCCACCTCCACAcccccatgtacttcttcctctCCAACCTGTCCTTTGCTGACATCTGTTTCGCATCCACGACTGTCCCAAAGATGCTAGTGAATATCCAGACACAAAGCAAAATGATCACTTTTGCAGGCTGCCTCATCCAGATATTTTTTTTCACTGCATTTGGATGCCTGGACAACTTGCTCCTGACCGTGATGGCCTATGACCGCTTCGTGGCCATCTGTCACCCCCTGCACTACCTGGTCATCATGAACCCCCGGCTCTGTGGGCTGCTGGTTCTGGGGTCCTGGTGCATCAGTGTCATGGGTTCCCTGCTCGAGACCTTGACCATTTTGAGGCTGTCCTTCTGCACAAACATGGAAATTCCACACTTTTTTTGTGATCCTTCTGAAGTCTTGAAGCTCTCCTGTTCTGACACCTTCATCAATAACATCGTGATGTATTTTATGACCATTGTCCTGGGTGTTTTTCCTCTCTCTGGAATCCTGTTCTCTTATTCTCAGATTTTCTCCTCCATCCTGAGAGTATCATCTGCCAGAGGCCTGCACAAAGCCTTTTCCACCTGTGGTTCCCACCTCTCAGTGGTCAGCTTGTTCTATGGCACGGGCCTTGGGGTCTATCTCAGTTCTGCAGCTACACCATCTTCTAGGAGAAGTCTGATGGCCTCGGTGATGTACAGCATGGTCACCCCCATGCTGAACCCCTTCATCTACAGCCTGAGGAACAGGGACATGAAGGGGTCACTGGGGAGACTCCTCCTCAGGGCAACGTCTCCCAATGAGGGAACCATTGCCGAGCTCTCATGA